From the Nakamurella alba genome, the window CGGGCCGTCGGTGAACCCGGGGATGCGGAAGAAGTGGATGTTGCGACCCCAGCCGCCGGTGATGCCCTCGAGCCAGGTGCAGAAGGTCAGCAGCAGGCCGTGCCCCACCGAGAGGATGACCATGGTGAGAGCTGTTCCGGCGTAGTACTTCTTCCTGGTCAGGCCCAGCGCCATGCCGAAGGGCAGGAACTTGCCCACCGCCTGGGCACCGAGCACGACCATGAAGAAGTAGATGGTCGCCAGGGCCCCGGTGTAGTAGTTGGCATCCGGGTTCGGCGGCACCAGCGTGAAGATCACGAAGTTGACCGCGAAGATGAAGGTGAGCACGCCCCAGGTCAGCCAGGTCAGCGAGTACCGGTCGATCAGGTGCAGCCGGACGATCGAGAACGGGTTCACCCCGGGCATTCTCGCGCCCCGGAGGGCCCCTGCTGTCGCTGTGGTCATGCCGGCACCGCCTTCGTCTCGTCCCCTGCCACACCTGTCCCCGCGCCGCCCTCGGCCCCGGTCCCGGATGCCCGGACCACCAACTGCTGCAACGAGACCGGCTCGATCACGAGATCCGCTGCCCTGGAACGGTTGCGATCCTCCCGGTCGAACGGACCGAGCACCATCACCTTGCTGCGCCCGCCCAGATCCTGTCGGTGCAGCACCTTCCGGCGCCCGACGACGTCGGCGACCGCCGCGGTCGGGCCGCTCACCGTGACCGCCCGTTCGCGCAGGTCGTCGGCGGAGCCGGCCAGCACCAGCCGTCCGTGGTCGATGACCAGCACGTCCTCCAACAGGTCACCGACCTCGTCGATCAGATGGGTGGACAGCACGACGGTGCGCGGATGCTCGGCATAGTCCGCCAGCAACCGGTCGTAGAACGTCTGCCGCGCCACGGCATCCAGCCCGAGGTAGGGTTCGTCGAACACCGTGAGTTCGGCCCGGGAGGCCAGGCCCAGCACGATCCCGACGGCCGACATCATGCCGCGGCTGAACTTCTTCACCGGCCGGTTCAGCGGCAGCTGGAAGTCGTCCACCAGCTGCGCGGCGAAGTCGGCGTCCCAGTGCGGGTGGAACCAGGACCCGGCCTCCAGCACCCTCTTGAACTTGATGTCCGGGTAGATCTGGCCCTCCCGCACCACCGACATCCGGCGCAGTACCCGCTCGTTCTCGGTCGGGTCCTCGCCGAACACCGACACCCGCCCGGACGTCCGGAACTCGTGCCCGGCCAGGATGCGCATCAGCGTGGTCTTGCCGGCGCCGTTCCGGCCGAGCAGCCCGGTGATGGTGTGCTCGCGGACCGACAGCGAGATGTCGTCGAGTGCGGTGATGCCACGGTAGCGGCGGGTCAGGTGTTCGATCTCGACCACGGCCATGACGTCCTCCTTCTCCGTTGTGGAGTCCCCCGGCCGGCGGAACGCCCGCTCCCGGTGGAACTCTCGATCAGGTCCTGTGCAGTGGTGTCACATACCGTTCCGGCGTCGCCGGTCGGTGTCCTCGATCAGTGCGGACAGCTCCGCCGTCCCCATGCCCAGCCGGTCGGCCTCGGTCAGCAACGGCACGATGTAGGCGTCGGCGAACTGCTCTCGCCGACCCTGCAGCAGCCGCTCCCGCGCCCCGTCGACGACGAACATGCCGACGCCGCGGCGCTTCTCGAGCAGACCCTGGTCGACCAGGAGGTTGATCCCCTTGGCCGCCGTGGCGGGGTTGATGCGGTGGAACGAGGCGAACTCGTTGGACGACGGCACCCGGGCACCCTCGGCGAGGCTGCCCGACACGATGTCCGCCGACAACTGCTGGGCGATCTGCACGAACAAGGGCGTCCCCTCGTCCAGCATGGCACCTCCCGGTCCGTCGGTTCATTACTCGACTAATGTACCCACGAACCGCGGCAACTCGCAACCCTTCCCGGAAACGGCGACGGCCCGGTCCCCCTGCGCGGGGAACCGGGCCGTCGAAAGTTCTCGGAGTTGTGCGGTGCACCCTCCCGGTCAGGACGATGCGGAGAGGCGCCTGACTGCTTCTGCCATCTGCTCGACCGCTTGCTCCAGGACGTCCGCCGGCATGGCGAAGTTGAGTCGGACGAAGTCGTCGCCGATGTCGCTGCCGCACGGGCGACCGTCGGTCAGCGCGACCCCGGCCTCCCTCAGGAAGAACTCCGCTGCCGGCTCGCCCAGGCCCAGCGCCGAGCAGTCCAGCCAGGCCAGGTACGTCGCCTGTGGCCGGGACGAGGTGATCCCCGGCAGCAGTGCGGGCAACAACTCGTAGAGCCGGTCACGGTTGTGCTCCAGGCGCACCATCGTGTCGGCGAGCCAGGCACCGCCCGCGCTGTACGCGGCTGTGCTGGCGATCACCCCCAGCGTGCTGGCCCCGTGGCTGGGCATGAATCCCACCCGGTCCCAGATCTCGAGGTCGGCCGCCCCGCCGAGGATCAGCTGGGCACACTTGGTACCGGCCAGGTTCCACGCCTTGGACGTCGAGGTCACAGTGACCGTGTGCGCGGCAGCGACGCCGTCGACGGACGCGTACGGGACGTGGATCGACCCACTGAAGAGCAACGGCGCGTGCACCTCGTCCGAACAGACCCGGGCTCCGTGCCGGGCGACGATCGAGCTGAGGGCGGCGAGTTCGTCCGCGGCGCTGGTCACCCCCAGGGGGTTGTGCGGGTTGCAGAGCATCAGCATTCCGGCGCCCGCCGCGAAAGCCCGGTCGATGCCGTCCAGGTCGAGCCGGTACGTGCCCGGTCCGCCGATCATCGGCACCTCCACGACCTCCCGGCCGAGGGAGCGCGGCAGCGTGTAGAACGGCGGGTAGGCGGGCGGCGTGACGATCACCGGACTTCCCGGGGCACTGAAGTGCTCGATCGCCACCTCCATGCCCTTCAGCGCGTCGGGCACCAACACGATCCGGTCGTGATCGACCTCCCACCCGTACCGGGAACGCATCCAGCCGGCGCAGGCCTGGACCAGGGACGATCGGGCGCTCTCCGGGAGATAGCCGAACAGGTCCTGCTCGATCGCGGTGCGCAGGGCCTGTGCGACGGCGGGGGCCGTCCCGAAGTCCGACTCCGCCACCCAGGCACCGAGGGCGCCGGGGAACTGGGTCCACTTCAGGCTGCCGCGGCCACGCAGTTCCGCCACGGTGCCGGCCCGGGCGGTGCGGACGTCGGCCGGTCCGGACACGGTGGTCATCGCCGGCCCTCTCACTTCGACCGGACGGCGGCGACCGGGGCGGGCCCGGCGGAACCGTCCCCGTCGTCCCCGATCTCGTTGAGGTAGTTGTAGATGGTGAAGCGGGTGACACCCAGCACCGTGGCCACCATCTGCACCGAGTCCCGCAGCATGAACATGCCCTTCTGCTTGAGAGTGCGCACCACCTGGAGCTTGTGCTCCTTCTTCATCAGTTCCACCGGGACCGCGATGTCCCGGACCGCTCGGTGCACGAGATGGGCGGCGAGCTCGTCCAGGTCCTTGACGAAGAGTTCCTGACTGGGCTCCTCCGCCTCGTCGGAACCGGTCGGCGCGGGCAGCTCGATGACCGGGTCCGGCACCTCGTGCGGACGGACACCGCCCAGCATCATCTCGGCCACCCGGACCACCGACTGCCACGCCGAGATGTCGGTGTTGATGCACAGGGCCAGCACCCGCGCACCGTCGGCGTCCCGGACGATCATCGTCGACGACCGCATCTTGCGACCGTCGGCCAGCTTCGTCTCGTAGCCGGTCTCGATGTCCTCCCCGGCGCCCGAGGCGATCCTCTCCAGCAGCAGGTCGGTGGCGGGGTCACCCGGCGACCGACCGGTCACGTCGCCGTGCACGGCCACGATGGAGTTCGGCAGCCGGGCGAGATCGTGCAGCACCACCTCGCTGCACGACGGCAGGGAGCGCCCCAACGGCTCGACCAGTGCGGTGAAGACGGCCATGAGCCGTTCCGCGTCCGGCGACCTGAGCGGCTTCCGGCGTGAGATCTGAGATGTCATCAACGTCCCTGGATAGGTGGTGCACGGTCCGGTGGTGGGCGACCACCCGCCGGTCACCGCATCGCGAACGGTGTTTCGGATCCTGCCCGCCGAGTGGTCAACAGGTTGTTGAAATCTGCGATCGAGGTGTTGAAATCGCCTGCACTGCAGTGGGATTGGTTCCGGTATACCGATGATCGCGGGCGCTGCCAAGGCCATGGGTCAACGTGCCGTTGAGACCTCCGTCGCATCGGTAAACAGACTGTTAACGCCGTCAACAGGCCATTGACCGTCTCCACAGCAGTGAGAGAAGAATCGGTCCAACGAGCCGGGACCTCGCAGTCGGACTGCCTCCCGATGACTCGGAGTTGAGCTGCACAGCCCTGCTCCTGCAGGCACTCTCGTCACGCAGTGGATCCCGGGCCCCGGGATCCACCCGCCGGCGAACCAGATGGACCCCGAGAAACGGCCGCGCCGAACGGACGTGATCGGGGACGACGCCCGATCCGCCCGGAGGTGGACATGCCGCACGACCTCGACATGCCGGCGCCTGCGCGCACCGCCCCTGCCCGCCCGGAGGCGGCTGCGGACAGCAGTGACCTCGCCGCGGTGATGGCTGCCGCCTCTCGTCCGGTGGTGCGGCGGCGTCGGCCGGGGATGTGGGTGTTGACGGCGGTGGTGGTGGTGCTGACGGTGTTCTCGGTGCTGTCGGTGGCGCGGAACCCGGCGATGGAGTGGTCGGTGGTGGGTGACTACTTCTTCTCCTCGTCGGTGCTGGAGGGGTTGTGGCTCTCGGTGTGGGTCACGGTGCTGGTGACGGTGTTGTCGCTGCTGCTGGGTGCGGTGCTGGCGGCGATGCGGCTCTCGCAGCAGCCGGTGCTGCGCGCACTGGCCTGGGGCTACGTGTGGATCTTCCGGTCGGTGCCGCTGCTGGTGCAGCTGTTGGTGTGGTTCAACATCGGCTACCTCTATCCGAAGCTGTCGTTCGGCATCCCGTGGGGTCCGACGTTCGTGGAGGCGCCGGCGCGTGAGGTGATGACCGCGGTGCTGGCGGCGCTGCTGGGGTTGACGTTGCACGAGACTGCTTATGCCACCGAGATCATCCGGGGCGGTCTGCTGTCGGTGGATGCCGGGCAGCGGGAGGCGGCGCACGCGCTGTCGCTCTCGCCGCTGTTCACCTTCACCAGGATCGTGCTGCCGCAGGCGATGCGGGCGATCCTGCCGTCGGCGGGGTCGCTGTTGGTGGGCACGTTGAAGGCGACGTCGATGTTGTCGGTGATCGCGGTGGCGGACCTGTTGTACTCGGTGCAGATCATCTACAACCGCACCTTCCAGATCATCCCGCTGCTGACGGTGGCCTGCATCTGGTACCTGATCGTCACCTCGGTGCTCTCCGTCGGCCAATGGGGCATCGAGAAGCACTTCGCCC encodes:
- a CDS encoding ABC transporter permease, with the translated sequence MNPFSIVRLHLIDRYSLTWLTWGVLTFIFAVNFVIFTLVPPNPDANYYTGALATIYFFMVVLGAQAVGKFLPFGMALGLTRKKYYAGTALTMVILSVGHGLLLTFCTWLEGITGGWGRNIHFFRIPGFTDGPLYQVLITTVVFLVLAFLFGLWAGLIWARWKMVGVVVFTASLVLVVLAAAVLVSVRGWWPEVGRFFVNTDILAITGFSALLGLLLVAGGYTTMRKVTA
- a CDS encoding ABC transporter ATP-binding protein — its product is MAVVEIEHLTRRYRGITALDDISLSVREHTITGLLGRNGAGKTTLMRILAGHEFRTSGRVSVFGEDPTENERVLRRMSVVREGQIYPDIKFKRVLEAGSWFHPHWDADFAAQLVDDFQLPLNRPVKKFSRGMMSAVGIVLGLASRAELTVFDEPYLGLDAVARQTFYDRLLADYAEHPRTVVLSTHLIDEVGDLLEDVLVIDHGRLVLAGSADDLRERAVTVSGPTAAVADVVGRRKVLHRQDLGGRSKVMVLGPFDREDRNRSRAADLVIEPVSLQQLVVRASGTGAEGGAGTGVAGDETKAVPA
- a CDS encoding GntR family transcriptional regulator, encoding MLDEGTPLFVQIAQQLSADIVSGSLAEGARVPSSNEFASFHRINPATAAKGINLLVDQGLLEKRRGVGMFVVDGARERLLQGRREQFADAYIVPLLTEADRLGMGTAELSALIEDTDRRRRNGM
- a CDS encoding MalY/PatB family protein — its product is MTTVSGPADVRTARAGTVAELRGRGSLKWTQFPGALGAWVAESDFGTAPAVAQALRTAIEQDLFGYLPESARSSLVQACAGWMRSRYGWEVDHDRIVLVPDALKGMEVAIEHFSAPGSPVIVTPPAYPPFYTLPRSLGREVVEVPMIGGPGTYRLDLDGIDRAFAAGAGMLMLCNPHNPLGVTSAADELAALSSIVARHGARVCSDEVHAPLLFSGSIHVPYASVDGVAAAHTVTVTSTSKAWNLAGTKCAQLILGGAADLEIWDRVGFMPSHGASTLGVIASTAAYSAGGAWLADTMVRLEHNRDRLYELLPALLPGITSSRPQATYLAWLDCSALGLGEPAAEFFLREAGVALTDGRPCGSDIGDDFVRLNFAMPADVLEQAVEQMAEAVRRLSASS
- a CDS encoding helix-turn-helix transcriptional regulator, translated to MAVFTALVEPLGRSLPSCSEVVLHDLARLPNSIVAVHGDVTGRSPGDPATDLLLERIASGAGEDIETGYETKLADGRKMRSSTMIVRDADGARVLALCINTDISAWQSVVRVAEMMLGGVRPHEVPDPVIELPAPTGSDEAEEPSQELFVKDLDELAAHLVHRAVRDIAVPVELMKKEHKLQVVRTLKQKGMFMLRDSVQMVATVLGVTRFTIYNYLNEIGDDGDGSAGPAPVAAVRSK
- a CDS encoding amino acid ABC transporter permease, yielding MPHDLDMPAPARTAPARPEAAADSSDLAAVMAAASRPVVRRRRPGMWVLTAVVVVLTVFSVLSVARNPAMEWSVVGDYFFSSSVLEGLWLSVWVTVLVTVLSLLLGAVLAAMRLSQQPVLRALAWGYVWIFRSVPLLVQLLVWFNIGYLYPKLSFGIPWGPTFVEAPAREVMTAVLAALLGLTLHETAYATEIIRGGLLSVDAGQREAAHALSLSPLFTFTRIVLPQAMRAILPSAGSLLVGTLKATSMLSVIAVADLLYSVQIIYNRTFQIIPLLTVACIWYLIVTSVLSVGQWGIEKHFARGTSRSVPGGFIARYRGSRRRTLEVEA